Proteins co-encoded in one Helicoverpa zea isolate HzStark_Cry1AcR chromosome 30, ilHelZeax1.1, whole genome shotgun sequence genomic window:
- the LOC124644452 gene encoding zinc finger protein ZPR1, producing MVSVGQQPVFRGFGGNEDDEPEVTEIESLCMNCHANGVTRLLLTRIPHYKNVVVMSFSCEHCGYENNEIQPGGAYADKGVLWKLRVETPEDLNRQVVKSDYTCVRIPSLEFEIPANSQNGEVTTVEGILSRAISGLSQDQEARRLAFPAEAAQLDDFLQRLAALRDLHDSWTLELEDITGNCFVENPVAPRRDPRCERRDFSRSRAQDLQLGIYNQSDETPDDSSPSENDNSDSYPNIASLRLQPTDSAPSPAPSAPTPSEGLLSPAGADAMPYERLEADEVLQFRTNCPDCNAPCDTNMKMTNIPHFKEVVIMSTTCDYCGHRTNEVKSGGGIEDKGVRFEVRVAGREDFSRDILKSETCSMEVPELELEVGGRALGGRFTTAEGVLSATAAQLRACPGAGDAPSLSTHKLDKFIEKLEEVLRGERAVTIILDDPAGNSYVQSLADDPTQPDPGLKITRYERNFEQNEELGLNDINTDDYLPSR from the exons ATGGTGAGCGTCGGGCAGCAGCCCGTGTTCCGCGGCTTCGGCGGCAACGAGGATGACGAGCCGGAGGTCACGGAGATCGAGTCACTCTGCATGAACTGCCACGCTAAC GGTGTAACCCGTCTGCTACTTACGCGCATCCCGCACTACAAGAACGTGGTGGTGATGTCGTTCTCGTGCGAGCACTGCGGCTACGAGAACAACGAGATCCAGCCCGGCGGCGCCTACGCTGACAAGGGGGTGCT ATGGAAGCTGCGTGTGGAGACGCCAGAGGACCTGAACCGGCAGGTGGTGAAGAGTGACTACACCTGTGTCCGCATCCCCTCGCTGGAGTTCGAGATACCTGCCAACAGTCAGAACGGAG AGGTAACAACTGTGGAGGGTATACTGTCCCGAGCCATCTCCGGGCTGTCTCAGGATCAAGAAGCTCGGCGCCTTGCCTTCCCCGCGGAGGCGGCGCAGCTGGACGACTTCCTGCAGCGGCTGGCGGCGCTGCGCGACCTGCACGACAGCTGGACCCTCGAGCTAGAGGATATTACAG GTAACTGCTTCGTGGAGAACCCTGTGGCGCCGCGCCGCGACCCGCGCTGCGAGCGACGCGACTTCAGCCGCTCGCGAGCACAGGACCTGCAGCTCGGCATATACAACCAGAGCGACGAG ACGCCAGACGACAGCTCCCCCTCAGAGAACGACAACAGCGACTCGTACCCCAACATCGCGTCGCTCCGCCTCCAGCCGACAGACTCCGCCCCCAGCCCCGCCCCCTCGGCCCCCACTCCGTCGGAGGGGCTGCTGTCGCCGGCGGGGGCGGACGCGATGCCGTACGAGCGGCTGGAGGCCGACGAGGTGCTGCAGTTCAGGACCAACTGTCCCGACTGCAACGCGCCCTGCGATACTAACATGAAGATGACCA ACATCCCGCACTTCAAGGAGGTAGTGATCATGAGCACCACGTGCGACTACTGCGGGCATCGCACCAACGAG GTGAAGTCAGGCGGCGGCATAGAGGACAAGGGCGTGAGGTTCGAAGTGCGAGTCGCCGGGAGGGAAGACTTCTCCAGAGATATACTTAAG TCGGAGACGTGCAGCATGGAGGTCCCCGAGCTGGAGCTGGAGGTGGGGGGCCGAGCGCTGGGCGGGCGCTTCACGACGGCGGAGGGCGTCCTCAGCGCCACGGCCGCGCAGCTCCGAGCCTGCCCCGGCGCCGGGGACGCGCCCTCGCTCTCCACTCACAAGCTCGACAA GTTCATCGAAAAGCTCGAGGAAGTCCTGCGAGGAGAGAGAGCCGTCACCATCATCCTGGACGACCCCGCCGGCAACTCGTACGTGCAGAGCCTCGCCGACGACCCCACGCAGCCCGACCCCG GTCTGAAGATAACTCGTTACGAGCGCAACTTCGAGCAGAACGAGGAGCTCGGCCTCAACGACATCAACACCGACGACTACCTGCCCAGCCGCTAG